GTACGACTCACTGCTGGAGCACTACGTGGGCGTCAAGGTCGTCGTCGAGCTGACCGAAGGCGATACCGTCTACGAACATGTCGGTATTCTGCGCGACTACACGGCCGATTTCCTGGAGATGCTGGATATTCATTTCCCCATCACGCAAAAGCACCCGATGGCTGCACCTGGCGCCGGGCTGGAAACGCCCTTCCTGCGCGCCAATCGCAGCGGCAAATCGCTCTACCTGGCTAACGCCGGCAAGAACTCCCTGCTGCTGCAAACTGTCACCGCCGCCGAGCAGGAGATGTCCATCAACGCAGTGCTCGATGCCGATGAAGACCTGGCCCTGGAACTGCCGCCCGCCCTGGCCGGCGCCGACATCGAGCTGAACATCAAGATCGTGCGCCAACTCGACTTTATCATCCCGCGTGCCCGCGCCCTCATCCGTCACAAGGCGGAACGCTACGACCCTGACCAGGTGTTCGATATTGGCTTCGGCCTCAAACCGGATTACACCACGGAGGAAAAAAAGCTGCACGCGGCGCTGGACGATAGCCCAGACGATGCCAACAGCGCGGTGGCCCTGGGGCAACTCTTGTTCAAGCGCGGCCGCCTGCAGGAGGCCGAACGCTGGTTCAACTACGCGCTGGCGCGGCGCCAGCAATTAACCGACCAGGGCAAACTGGCCGAACGCCAATTGCGCTACATCAAGCTCAAGCGCAGCGAGTTTTATCGCTAGCGCCAACCCGCAAATCAACCACGGAAACTCGATCTCATGAACCACACAACGTTCGCCACAACCACACGCGGCCTGCACCGCGACCTTCCGCCCATGCGCCTTTTCGAAAAAGCCAAGCGTTTCGGCGTCTGGAACCCAAGTGACATTGACTTCAACCAGGACCGCCGCGACTGGCTCACCCTGGCGCCCGATCAGCAGGACATTCTCCTGCGTCTCACCTGCATGTTCCAGGCCGGCGAAGAGGCCGTCACGCTCGACCTGCTGCCGCTGCTGATGGTCATCGCTCGCGAAGGGCGCCTGGAAGAGGAGATGTACCTGACCACCTTCCTGTGGGAGGAGGCCAAGCATACCGACTTCTTCCGCCGCTTCCTGGACGAAGTGGTGCAGCGCAACGACAACCTGGAGCGTTTTCACACCCCCGCTTATCACACCCTCATCTACCAGGCGCTGCCCGCGGCCATGAACGCCCTGCTCAGTGATCCGTCGCCCGCGGCCCAGATGCGCGCCTCCGTCACCTACAACATGATCGTGGAAGGGGTGCTGGCAGAAACCGGCTACCACGCTTACTTCACCGTGCTCAAGCAGCAGGGCCTGATGCCGGGTCAGGTCAAAGGCATTGGCCTGCTCAAGCAAGACGAATCACGCCACATCGCCTACGGCGTCTATCTCATCTCGCGCCTCTTGGCGCAGCACCCTGGCCTGTGGCCGATTGTGGAAGACACCATGAACGACCTGCTCCCCCTGGCGTTGGGCGTCATCGGCGACACCTTCGCCAGCTACGACCCCGTGCCGTTTGGCTTAACGCTCGACATGTTCACTGACTACGCGCTCGGCCAGTTCCAAAAGCGCATGGATCGCATCGAACGCGCTCGCGGGGCCACCCTCGATGAAGTCATGGCCGCGACGCACAGCGCCATCGAACAGGACAACGCATGAACTTGTAATGACAGTATCAGCCAGGCGTCAGGCAGCATTCTCCTGGATGTGCTACAATTAGGATGGTTGCCTGCGCTGTTGGGGCGCCAGGCATATCCCCCGGTCACAGCAACGGAGAGTGAGCTATGCGTACCCGTTTTGCGATTTTCATCATCGGTTTGTTGATTCTGGCCGCGGCCGCGCCCGGCGTCGGAGCCGCCAAATCGTACCGCGCGGAGCGCTTCGATGTGGACATTGTCGTCCAGGAGGATGGCGCGCTGCTTGTCACCGAGACGGTGGTCTTCCGCTTCAGCGGCGACCCCTTCACCTACGTCTACCGCGATCTGCCGACCAGCTACACCGACAGCATCACGATCGTGAGCGCAGGCATGGACGGCCAGACCCTGCCGCCCGGTGAGGACGCCGGTCAGGTTGAAATTGACGGTGGTGACACCATCAACGTGCGCTGGCATTTTGCGCCCACGTCAGACACCGCGCACACCTTCGTGTTGGTCTACCGCGCGCTGGGCGTGATTCGCATGAATCCAGAGGCCGACGTGCTGGCCTGGCAGGCGCTGCCCGACGATTATGAGTACACCATCGCCTCGAGCACCGTCACCGTGAGCTATCCGAAGGCCATCCAACGCGTGGCGGTCCCCCGCGTTACCGTTGGCGAGGCCAGCGTGGAAACAAGCGACGGCCAGGTGCGCTTTGTGGCGCAAAACCTGGAGCCAAATTCGCACCTGATCGTAGAACTAGGCTTTGCGCCAGGCAGCCTGGTCACACAGCCACCGCAGTGGCAGGCCGTTGAAATCGAGTCCAACCGCCTGGCGCAGCCCCTCGCCCTCGCATCGGGAGCTTTGACCCTGCTCGGCGTCGGCGCGATCATCGCCTACGTGCGACGCTTCCGCCGTCCCTCTGCCTCGCCCGTGGAGGCAGACATGCGCCCCACAGCGCCGCCGGGGTCTCTACCACCCGCGCTGGGCGGCGCCATCGGCCATGCCGGCGGTTTCGCGCCCGGTTGGGATCAGGCCCTGGCCACGCTGTTCGATCTGAGCAGCCGCGGCGTTGTGCAGATCGAGGAGTCGCCCGAAAAGAAGTGGCATCGCCGGCATGATTTCGTTTTCCGCCTGCAATCCATGCCGTCCGACCTGCGGCCATTCGAGCAGGCCGCGCTCGACCTGGTGTTTTCAACTGGCGCAGACAGGCAGACCAGTGTCAAACTGTCGGCGCTGCAGAGCTGGATTTCCTCGCGGCTGAAGGCTTTCAAGGAAACGCTCAAACAGGATGCTGCGAACCGGGGCTGGTTCGACCCGGGCCGTGAGCAAATCAGGCGCGGCCTCTTCATCGCTTCCGGCCTTCTCTTTGGCGTGCTGCTGGCCTTTGCCTGCCTGGTGGTGACCGCCGCCAACCCGATCTGGGCCTTCATGCTACCGCTCATAGCGCTTGGCCTGGTTGACCTGGCGCTACTCATTGCGGGCAGCGTCGTTTCGCCGCTGTCGGAGACCGGCGCGGCCGAGCGCCGCCAATGGGAGGCGTTTGGCAAGTATCTGCGCCGCATCACTGAGGATAAGGAACCGGTCAACCTGGCCGGCGCGTTTCAGACGCTGCTGCCCTGGGCCACCGCGTTTGGCTTGCTCAAGGACTGGGTAGATTTCTTCCAGAAAAAGGGCGACTTGACCGTGCCGGCCTGGTTTGCGCCCCTGGCCAACACGGCGGACGGCAGTGAAATCGCCATTTTTGCCGCCATGACCCATTCGGCCAGCTCGGCAGGCGCCAGCGCCGGGGGCGCCGGGGGCGGCGCGGCCGGCGGCGGCGGCAGCGGCGCGGGATAAGATGCAGGACAAAAGGAGATAGGGTTCAATGCGTAAATTTATCGTGTTTTGTCTTTTCATACTCACCGGCAGTGCTCTGCTGATTCTAACCGCGTGTGCGCCGGTGATGACGCAAGCCACGCGCGAGGTGCCGCCGCTGCCCCCCACGTTGGACCCAAACCCCTTGCCGGCCTATGTCGTGCCTGCGCAGGCTGATCTCATGCGCAAGCTCGACCTGCCGTCTACCGAGGTGGTTGCCAGCACGGTCGAGACGGTGGACTGGCCCAATTCCTGCCTGGGTCTCATGAAACCCGAAGACGTGTGCCTGGAAGTGATCACGCCCGGCTACCGCATCATTTTCCACACACCCAAGGGCGATTACGCGTACCACACCGATCGCAGCGGGCAGAAGTTCCGCACGGCCGGGTTGCTGCCAGCAGGAACGCCCAGCCCGATCGCCACGCCTGCGATCATCAAGCCAGGCGACAGCGGAATCGAGGGCCTGGTGACCATCAGCCCCACCTGCGGCGGGCCGGTGCGCCCAGGGCAGGACTGCACCGCGCCCTACCAGGCCAGCATCACCGTGCTCGATCAGGCTGATCGGGTCGTTTCCCAGGTCAGCTCTGATGCGGAGGGACGTTTTCGCCTGGCGCTGCCTCCGGGAAACTACACCCTGCGACCAGAAAAGCCCGCCAAAGGCATCGCCCGGGCCGCGGATGTAAGCGTCACCGTCGTCGCGGGACAGGTGACCACAGTCGAGATTACCTACGACAGCGGGCTGCGCTAGGATTTTTTGCCACGAATGACACGAATTTTCACGAATTGTTTTTTCGTGTCAATTCGTGCAATTCGTGGCAGAGAGCGTCAGGATTCTCTTGCCACGAATTTTGCCGATTTTCACGAATCGAGTTTCTGCCTTCGTGTCAATTCGTGCAATTCGTGGCAGAAGTTACGGATTCCTGCGCGCCCGTTTTCACCTTTGTGTAAAAAGTGAGTATAATGAGGTT
Above is a window of Candidatus Amarolinea dominans DNA encoding:
- a CDS encoding carboxypeptidase regulatory-like domain-containing protein, which produces MRKFIVFCLFILTGSALLILTACAPVMTQATREVPPLPPTLDPNPLPAYVVPAQADLMRKLDLPSTEVVASTVETVDWPNSCLGLMKPEDVCLEVITPGYRIIFHTPKGDYAYHTDRSGQKFRTAGLLPAGTPSPIATPAIIKPGDSGIEGLVTISPTCGGPVRPGQDCTAPYQASITVLDQADRVVSQVSSDAEGRFRLALPPGNYTLRPEKPAKGIARAADVSVTVVAGQVTTVEITYDSGLR
- a CDS encoding R2-like ligand-binding oxidase, with the protein product MNHTTFATTTRGLHRDLPPMRLFEKAKRFGVWNPSDIDFNQDRRDWLTLAPDQQDILLRLTCMFQAGEEAVTLDLLPLLMVIAREGRLEEEMYLTTFLWEEAKHTDFFRRFLDEVVQRNDNLERFHTPAYHTLIYQALPAAMNALLSDPSPAAQMRASVTYNMIVEGVLAETGYHAYFTVLKQQGLMPGQVKGIGLLKQDESRHIAYGVYLISRLLAQHPGLWPIVEDTMNDLLPLALGVIGDTFASYDPVPFGLTLDMFTDYALGQFQKRMDRIERARGATLDEVMAATHSAIEQDNA
- a CDS encoding DUF2207 domain-containing protein, with the translated sequence MRTRFAIFIIGLLILAAAAPGVGAAKSYRAERFDVDIVVQEDGALLVTETVVFRFSGDPFTYVYRDLPTSYTDSITIVSAGMDGQTLPPGEDAGQVEIDGGDTINVRWHFAPTSDTAHTFVLVYRALGVIRMNPEADVLAWQALPDDYEYTIASSTVTVSYPKAIQRVAVPRVTVGEASVETSDGQVRFVAQNLEPNSHLIVELGFAPGSLVTQPPQWQAVEIESNRLAQPLALASGALTLLGVGAIIAYVRRFRRPSASPVEADMRPTAPPGSLPPALGGAIGHAGGFAPGWDQALATLFDLSSRGVVQIEESPEKKWHRRHDFVFRLQSMPSDLRPFEQAALDLVFSTGADRQTSVKLSALQSWISSRLKAFKETLKQDAANRGWFDPGREQIRRGLFIASGLLFGVLLAFACLVVTAANPIWAFMLPLIALGLVDLALLIAGSVVSPLSETGAAERRQWEAFGKYLRRITEDKEPVNLAGAFQTLLPWATAFGLLKDWVDFFQKKGDLTVPAWFAPLANTADGSEIAIFAAMTHSASSAGASAGGAGGGAAGGGGSGAG